One Vicugna pacos chromosome 12, VicPac4, whole genome shotgun sequence genomic window carries:
- the DNAJB7 gene encoding dnaJ homolog subfamily B member 7 yields MVDYYEVLGVQRYASPEDIKKAYRKVALKWHPDKNPENKEEAERKFKEVAEAYEVLSNDEKRDIYDKYGKEGLNGGGRSRFDDSSEYGFTFRKPDDIFKEIFGENDSFSLHFFQDSLEELLNNPRSSYGSRNRGTRSFFSASSEYPVFERFSSYDTGYTPYGSLGQEGLNSFSSLAFDDSEMGNYVSVTTSGKIVNDRNTNTKRILENDQEREDEDDGELKSFLLNGVADEESSAEECSWRRQSFNNHSPKSYSPKHVSQYTFVDNDEQGIPWVTSNWNPSIFSPGFKEGGKRKKKKHKEVQKKKSTKRNR; encoded by the coding sequence ATGGTGGATTACTATGAAGTTCTAGGAGTGCAGAGATATGCTTCACCTGAGGACATTAAAAAGGCTTATCGAAAAGTGGCACTTAAATGGCACCCTGataaaaatccagaaaataaagaagaagcCGAGAGAAAATTCAAAGAAGTAGCTGAGGCATATGAGGTATTATCAAATGATGAAAAACGGGACATTTATGATAAATATGGCAAAGAAGGATTAAATGGTGGAGGCAGGAGTCGTTTTGATGATTCTTCTGAGTATGGCTTCACATTCCGTAAGCCAGATGatatctttaaagaaatttttggTGAAAATGACTCTTTTTCACTTCATTTCTTTCAAGACTCACTTGAGGAACTTTTAAATAATCCAAGAAGCTCCTATGGAAGCAGAAACAGAGGTACAAGATCCTTTTTCTCTGCATCCAGTGAATACCCAGTGTTTGAGAGATTTTCTTCATATGATACAGGATATACACCATATGGTTCATTGGGCCAAGAGGGCCTTAATTCATTCTCTTCTCTGGCATTTGATGATAGCGAAATGGGCAACTACGTATCTGTTACAACCTCAGGTAAAATTGTTAATGACAGAAATACTAATACAAAGAGAATTCTTGAGAATGATCAAGAAAGAGAAGATGAAGATGATGGTGAGTTGAAATCCTTTCTTTTAAATGGTGTGGCAGATGAAGAGAGCTCTGCAGAAGAATGCAGCTGGAGAAGACAGTCATTCAACAATCATTCACCAAAGTCCTACAGCCCCAAGCATGTATCTCAGTATACCTTTGTGGACAATGATGAGCAGGGTATACCTTGGGTCACCAGCAACTGGAATCCCTCTATTTTCTCACCAGGATTCAAAGAAGGtggtaagaggaaaaaaaagaagcataaagAGGTACAGAAGAAGAAGTCAACCAAAAGGAATCGTTAA